The Halonatronomonas betaini genome includes a region encoding these proteins:
- a CDS encoding translocation/assembly module TamB domain-containing protein, with translation MSWKKIFLIILVLFILMAVPYHLYQTGQFAEWQLVTLLRIEAALNVDISYEEATVFPINRIAFKNLSVKDRDNQFEFELEEMELYYDLRSFLANFFQEDLRFDLAASLANSVSKARLVEPVIDLSMPEQDFLKFDEVELDEPTIFDPDDIWEALPVIPAGTGIVIEGGSINYDEGGPSINIKPELFELIFVDERQVQTNFSGEFDLYNFEIEKIIYEDEEWEELLLPELTLSGDLAARLNGSSWNLNSNFMIPAAGQFNRWADRIGGSFGLSELELYGSQTVNLSMTGDGNGLIDLLVQGETDLSRINFKYEEMAEPLDIQRLRQNFSFSLAENQLLIPELEFSLFEDEEIRVSGQADLTDIGPEVYLDLETGTEDLYKYLNILADNNHQFNELKEQLDTFLAGAIPVDIKLSGGYREEDLWLEGDVDISEFQLVDSEINYDGSMQFAWQDNELQLSSLNIADKIIGNGYFIPETEEYSFDLELNQLRYATIKNFIEQDLDFIAEDEISGELFAAGKGFDLGDLVLSGQLLAEEINIYDLAIDRPLVNFWLKDNYLEVGPVRGESSAGKFDFAGGINLETEEIDLELILDDLVLGEISGLAGIEQGIQGDSRVSGSIAGSLSEPVFDLELWLSEAEFFGVEVSDGHGHLNYSPGEELLYVENLDFTSRTTDIIADGQLDFSPIFNGDENLPLIDARLDINELTYEYINEIFGISLPLIGDVSGYVELDGRLNAPTVNASARSRSTSLPIGDEYFEFENSRSDFYWSEGEPFQVIDLRMEKEEAVFVIDYGEFSDNFYVDYAFNDYRLSRLDSSEFDNFRGRLSASGEAGGSYDNPWGYADLEVVDLIYDGYDLGRLTGQLELEEGDLLTEGISWEPGSGDFIITGKVDNILNEAELDLQVAFDDVDLPYYIESFGLDVPPLEYYFSGELEVTGDIDDWLIAVDVDADSDVSDLGRLNLLGWIGEEYDLSLVGIDLGFDWLCGYLGPDVDIDGDLELIGTVYGPLDGPEVDLETTIRGFQINQYSLSQISGRVSGDVQNSLTVEQELIAATGEDIRLDGVVNIPAPEESNFQLRARDFPLNPVAGFFPEVDLVDGRLDGEVDFRGSLENPDLDGQLYLSLDELNFGQTENLSLDGYLDFIGDRIELSDMTGNYDGGSFELTGLMNIIDQANFWDLELIGDSIPIEYAGSSAVINGGLTFSGPLYEPVIGGEITVNDLMAVVPEDFEPDDDVDDEFDPFEEARFQPEIDLRVRIGNNNMFSHENAEIPIQRGDLRLLYQDEFQIDGQISSNQGTIFFYNNRFNLDSARLNFRRRQGIIPTVTVRASTRAEGNDIFVRLDGLATDLNLSFASDPEMEEEEILALLARRGGIGGALVGEDLNVFQIVQQEFFRFLSDTFQLEIVGNIQREIRRAFELDRFEIVTHELGWDQEVSLHIGKDLTDRLYIEGSSRIRTDEQDTEISFKYDITDRTVLDGTIYGPGEFSLSIETMIEF, from the coding sequence TTGAGCTGGAAAAAAATATTTTTAATTATACTTGTGCTCTTTATCTTAATGGCCGTCCCCTACCATCTGTATCAGACAGGGCAGTTTGCAGAATGGCAGCTTGTTACTTTATTAAGGATTGAAGCTGCCTTAAATGTTGATATCAGTTATGAAGAAGCAACAGTTTTTCCGATAAATAGAATAGCTTTTAAAAACCTATCTGTTAAAGATAGAGATAATCAATTTGAGTTTGAACTTGAAGAGATGGAGCTATATTATGATTTAAGAAGTTTCCTTGCTAACTTTTTTCAGGAAGATTTAAGATTTGATCTGGCAGCTTCTCTGGCAAATAGTGTAAGTAAGGCCAGGTTAGTTGAACCGGTTATTGACTTAAGTATGCCTGAACAGGATTTTTTAAAATTTGATGAAGTCGAACTTGATGAGCCAACTATATTTGATCCTGATGATATCTGGGAGGCTTTACCGGTTATACCTGCTGGAACAGGAATTGTAATTGAAGGTGGCTCAATTAATTATGATGAGGGTGGACCTTCAATAAATATTAAACCTGAATTATTCGAGCTTATTTTTGTCGATGAAAGACAGGTGCAAACTAACTTTTCAGGAGAATTTGATCTTTATAATTTCGAGATAGAAAAAATAATTTATGAAGATGAGGAATGGGAAGAACTTTTACTTCCTGAATTAACACTTTCAGGAGATTTAGCAGCCAGGCTTAATGGTAGCTCGTGGAACTTAAATAGCAATTTTATGATTCCAGCAGCAGGTCAGTTTAATAGATGGGCTGACAGGATAGGAGGAAGCTTTGGTTTAAGTGAGCTTGAACTCTATGGAAGCCAGACGGTTAATCTTTCAATGACAGGTGATGGTAATGGGCTAATTGATTTACTTGTTCAGGGCGAGACAGATCTTAGCAGGATAAACTTTAAATATGAAGAAATGGCTGAACCTCTTGATATTCAGAGACTAAGGCAGAATTTTAGTTTTAGTCTTGCAGAAAATCAATTGTTAATTCCTGAACTTGAGTTCAGTCTATTTGAAGATGAAGAAATTAGAGTAAGTGGCCAGGCGGATTTAACTGATATTGGCCCAGAGGTTTATCTGGATCTTGAAACAGGTACTGAAGATTTATATAAATATTTAAATATTTTAGCTGATAATAATCATCAGTTTAATGAACTCAAAGAACAATTAGATACATTCCTGGCTGGAGCTATACCAGTTGATATCAAACTATCTGGTGGATACCGTGAAGAAGATCTCTGGTTAGAAGGAGATGTTGATATATCTGAGTTTCAACTGGTTGATTCTGAAATAAATTATGACGGTTCAATGCAATTTGCCTGGCAGGATAATGAGTTACAGCTAAGCAGCTTGAATATTGCAGATAAAATTATTGGAAATGGTTACTTTATTCCAGAAACTGAAGAGTATAGCTTTGATCTGGAACTCAACCAGCTTAGATATGCTACAATAAAAAACTTTATCGAGCAGGATTTAGATTTTATAGCTGAAGATGAAATTTCAGGGGAATTATTTGCTGCCGGTAAAGGCTTTGATTTAGGTGATCTTGTTCTATCAGGTCAGTTGCTGGCTGAAGAAATAAATATCTATGATCTTGCTATTGATAGACCTCTAGTGAATTTCTGGTTAAAGGATAATTATCTTGAAGTTGGTCCGGTTAGAGGAGAAAGTTCTGCCGGTAAATTTGATTTTGCTGGAGGAATTAATTTAGAAACAGAAGAAATAGATCTGGAATTGATTTTAGATGATTTAGTTTTAGGTGAGATCTCTGGACTTGCTGGAATAGAGCAGGGGATTCAGGGTGACTCCAGGGTATCAGGGAGTATTGCTGGCAGCCTTTCTGAGCCAGTATTTGATCTTGAACTCTGGCTGTCAGAAGCAGAATTTTTTGGTGTGGAAGTCTCTGATGGTCATGGTCACCTTAATTATAGCCCTGGAGAAGAATTGTTATATGTTGAGAATCTTGATTTCACAAGCCGGACAACTGATATAATTGCAGATGGCCAGCTTGATTTTTCTCCGATCTTTAATGGGGATGAAAACCTGCCATTAATTGATGCCCGGCTTGATATAAATGAATTGACCTATGAATATATCAATGAAATCTTTGGGATTTCTCTGCCATTAATAGGAGATGTAAGTGGTTATGTTGAGTTAGATGGCAGATTAAATGCACCAACAGTCAATGCATCAGCAAGATCAAGGAGTACTTCCCTGCCTATTGGCGATGAATACTTTGAATTTGAAAATAGCAGATCAGATTTTTACTGGTCTGAAGGAGAGCCATTTCAGGTTATTGATTTAAGAATGGAGAAAGAAGAAGCAGTATTTGTGATAGATTATGGAGAATTTAGTGATAATTTTTATGTAGATTATGCCTTTAATGACTATCGTTTATCCAGACTTGATAGTTCTGAATTTGATAACTTCAGAGGCCGGCTTTCGGCTTCAGGTGAAGCCGGAGGAAGTTACGATAATCCCTGGGGTTATGCAGATCTTGAAGTTGTAGATCTGATCTATGATGGATATGATTTAGGTCGTTTAACAGGCCAGTTAGAACTTGAAGAAGGAGATTTATTGACTGAAGGAATCAGCTGGGAACCAGGTTCAGGGGACTTTATAATTACTGGAAAAGTTGATAATATATTAAATGAGGCTGAACTTGATCTCCAGGTCGCCTTTGATGATGTTGATCTGCCCTATTATATCGAATCCTTTGGATTAGATGTTCCTCCTCTTGAATATTATTTTAGTGGAGAGTTAGAGGTGACCGGGGATATTGATGACTGGCTAATTGCAGTTGATGTTGATGCAGATAGTGATGTTTCTGATTTAGGCCGTTTAAACTTGCTTGGTTGGATAGGAGAAGAATATGATCTTTCACTGGTTGGAATAGATTTAGGCTTTGACTGGCTCTGTGGTTATCTAGGCCCAGATGTTGATATAGATGGTGACCTGGAGTTGATTGGAACTGTTTATGGTCCACTGGATGGGCCTGAGGTTGATTTAGAAACTACAATTAGAGGTTTTCAAATTAATCAGTATAGTTTAAGCCAGATCTCAGGCCGGGTATCTGGAGATGTCCAGAATAGCCTAACTGTCGAACAGGAATTAATAGCTGCAACAGGAGAAGATATCAGGCTAGATGGAGTTGTTAATATACCGGCGCCTGAAGAGAGCAACTTCCAATTAAGGGCAAGGGACTTTCCTCTTAATCCAGTTGCTGGTTTCTTTCCAGAGGTTGATCTTGTTGATGGCCGTCTTGATGGAGAGGTTGATTTTAGAGGAAGTTTAGAGAATCCTGATCTTGATGGCCAATTATATTTAAGTCTTGATGAATTGAATTTTGGTCAAACAGAAAACCTTTCTCTGGATGGATATCTGGATTTTATCGGTGACCGGATTGAGTTATCTGATATGACTGGTAATTACGACGGAGGAAGTTTTGAGTTAACTGGCCTGATGAATATTATCGATCAAGCTAATTTCTGGGATTTAGAGTTAATTGGCGATTCTATTCCAATCGAATATGCAGGTAGTTCAGCTGTAATTAATGGTGGCCTGACATTTTCAGGGCCATTATACGAACCAGTAATTGGTGGAGAGATAACAGTTAACGATTTAATGGCTGTTGTTCCTGAAGATTTTGAACCTGACGATGATGTTGATGATGAGTTTGATCCCTTTGAAGAGGCAAGATTTCAACCAGAAATTGATTTAAGAGTAAGAATTGGGAATAATAATATGTTTAGTCATGAAAATGCTGAGATACCTATTCAGCGTGGAGATTTAAGGCTTCTCTACCAGGATGAATTTCAAATAGATGGCCAGATTTCTTCAAATCAGGGAACAATATTCTTTTATAATAACCGATTTAATCTTGATTCAGCCAGGCTTAATTTCAGAAGGCGCCAGGGTATAATACCTACTGTAACAGTTAGAGCTTCAACAAGAGCAGAGGGTAATGATATTTTTGTAAGATTAGATGGACTGGCCACTGATTTAAATTTAAGCTTTGCCTCTGATCCAGAGATGGAAGAAGAAGAGATCCTGGCATTGCTGGCCAGAAGAGGCGGAATCGGAGGAGCCCTTGTCGGTGAAGATTTAAATGTTTTTCAGATAGTCCAGCAGGAATTTTTTCGCTTTTTAAGTGATACCTTTCAGCTAGAAATTGTTGGTAATATTCAAAGAGAGATTAGACGAGCTTTTGAGCTTGATCGATTTGAAATTGTAACCCATGAATTAGGCTGGGATCAGGAAGTTTCACTTCATATAGGAAAAGATCTAACTGATAGATTATATATTGAGGGTTCAAGTAGAATACGTACTGATGAACAGGATACTGAAATTTCATTTAAATATGATATAACAGATAGAACAGTTCTTGATGGAACTATTTATGGACCAGGTGAATTTTCACTATCAATTGAAACGATGATTGAATTCTAG
- a CDS encoding BamA/OMP85 family outer membrane protein: MKKYGLGILILTLVFTMAFNVEEVRAEDILADIVIEGNENISEERIMEFIQSEIGEEYDRTQLREDMEAVYDLGYFEDINVNFQSTADGLVAIFQVQEFPVLTEINITGLDEIYDREDVLEELGIAEGEILNVERLNSGISELRFRFQEDGYALARFDDVDISPEGVLDIQINIGYLNEIRLEGNEKTRDYVILREFDIEPGDPVNFNRIQEGYQNLFMLEFFEDIYPDLVMVDEENNRADLVLEMEEGNTGSLNLGGGYRQDAAGDGSWFAFADIQEENLFGRGQTLSFNVQLGDEREYNLGFREPHVDGTDLSFGFNVYDQYRSLDAERKRIRGFTTTFGHPITETWDGEFRFKNDRNLTDEETSRSITLSGERDTRDNPIFPQSGGIDRLSAEFAGYVIGGDSEFIKYGTDNRRYYEGFRDDHAVALRLDTGFSNAELPSHERYRIGGPDTLRGYRSRSGDNKALFNLEYRMQVIDNVQGVLFGDAGRVWDHGESLKFSGTDHSTGLGVRLNTPLGQLRLDYAWDKDWSGTPHLSFGQTF, from the coding sequence ATGAAGAAGTATGGTTTAGGAATTTTGATTTTGACATTGGTTTTTACAATGGCGTTTAATGTTGAAGAGGTACGTGCAGAAGATATTTTAGCTGATATAGTAATTGAAGGTAACGAGAATATCTCTGAAGAGAGGATTATGGAATTTATTCAGAGTGAGATTGGTGAAGAATATGATCGGACACAACTGAGAGAAGATATGGAAGCTGTTTATGATTTAGGTTATTTTGAAGATATTAATGTTAACTTTCAGAGTACAGCAGATGGCCTGGTAGCTATCTTTCAGGTTCAGGAATTTCCGGTATTAACAGAAATAAATATAACCGGCCTTGATGAGATTTATGATAGAGAAGATGTACTGGAAGAATTAGGTATTGCTGAAGGTGAGATATTAAATGTTGAAAGATTGAACTCAGGCATATCTGAACTCCGATTCCGCTTTCAGGAGGATGGCTATGCTCTGGCAAGGTTTGATGATGTTGATATAAGTCCAGAAGGTGTACTTGATATTCAGATTAACATAGGTTATTTAAATGAAATAAGACTTGAAGGTAATGAGAAGACCAGGGATTATGTAATTTTAAGAGAATTTGATATTGAACCTGGTGATCCTGTTAATTTCAACAGGATTCAGGAAGGTTATCAGAATCTATTCATGCTTGAGTTTTTCGAGGACATTTATCCTGATCTAGTAATGGTAGATGAAGAAAATAACCGTGCAGATTTAGTGCTGGAAATGGAAGAGGGGAATACTGGAAGCTTAAATCTCGGTGGAGGTTATCGCCAGGATGCAGCCGGTGACGGTAGCTGGTTTGCCTTTGCTGATATCCAGGAAGAAAACCTCTTTGGCCGGGGACAGACTTTATCCTTTAATGTCCAGTTAGGTGATGAGCGTGAATATAACTTAGGATTTAGAGAGCCCCATGTCGATGGCACAGACCTTTCCTTTGGCTTTAATGTTTATGATCAGTATAGATCCCTTGATGCTGAAAGAAAAAGAATTAGAGGTTTTACAACAACCTTTGGCCATCCGATTACCGAAACCTGGGATGGCGAGTTCCGATTTAAAAATGACAGGAATTTAACTGATGAAGAGACAAGTAGAAGCATTACACTGAGTGGCGAAAGAGATACCAGAGATAATCCAATTTTCCCACAGAGTGGTGGTATAGATAGACTCTCAGCAGAATTTGCCGGTTATGTAATCGGTGGAGATAGCGAGTTTATTAAATATGGCACTGATAATCGTCGCTATTATGAAGGTTTTAGAGATGATCATGCAGTTGCCTTAAGACTTGATACAGGCTTTAGTAATGCTGAGCTTCCGTCTCATGAGCGTTATAGAATAGGTGGCCCGGATACATTACGGGGTTATAGAAGTAGATCTGGAGATAATAAAGCATTATTTAATCTGGAATATCGGATGCAGGTGATAGATAATGTCCAGGGTGTTCTTTTCGGTGATGCCGGTAGAGTCTGGGATCATGGCGAAAGTCTTAAATTCTCCGGTACTGATCATTCAACTGGACTTGGAGTAAGGTTAAATACTCCGTTAGGACAGCTAAGACTTGATTATGCCTGGGATAAAGACTGGTCAGGTACACCTCATTTAAGTTTTGGCCAGACATTCTAG
- a CDS encoding OmpH family outer membrane protein, giving the protein MNRLSKVMMVSVLVLAVGFFMATPAAAEGEIAFVNLQEVFEAHPDKAEAEAQLNLEAQEMQAELEAEVDELSQEEQQQLLEQYQQELTQREQELIQEVLADIEGLLNQLAEEKGVSVVLDGQNVLYGGYDLTPELIEMIE; this is encoded by the coding sequence ATGAACAGGTTAAGCAAAGTTATGATGGTATCAGTATTAGTACTGGCAGTGGGTTTCTTTATGGCAACTCCAGCAGCTGCAGAGGGTGAGATTGCTTTTGTAAATTTACAAGAAGTTTTTGAAGCCCATCCAGATAAAGCTGAAGCTGAGGCTCAGTTAAATTTAGAGGCCCAGGAAATGCAGGCTGAATTAGAGGCTGAAGTTGACGAATTAAGCCAGGAAGAACAGCAACAGCTTTTAGAGCAATATCAGCAGGAATTAACTCAGCGGGAGCAGGAGTTGATTCAGGAAGTTCTAGCAGATATTGAAGGATTATTAAACCAACTGGCCGAAGAGAAAGGGGTTTCAGTAGTTCTTGATGGTCAGAATGTTTTATACGGTGGCTACGACCTTACCCCAGAATTAATTGAGATGATTGAGTAA